One Ctenopharyngodon idella isolate HZGC_01 chromosome 9, HZGC01, whole genome shotgun sequence DNA window includes the following coding sequences:
- the csrnp3 gene encoding cysteine/serine-rich nuclear protein 3 encodes MSGILKRKFEEVEGASPCSSLRESEEEEISSTESGDSSDSVNPSASHFTHSSSASSSTSTHMLQRTASSILKREKRMRTRRVHFEKVTVYYFSRRQGFTSVPSQGGSTLGMSSRHSCVRQYTLGEFAMEQERIHRDMLRDHLKEEKLNSIRLRLTKNGSVESDEANALTLDDISDDDLDIDNTEVDEYFFLQPLTTKKRRALLRSSGVKKIDVEEKHELRAIRVSREDCGCDCRLFCDPETCTCSLAGIKCQVDRMSFPCGCTKEGCSNAAGRIEFNPIRVRTHFLHTIMKLELEKSREQQQNSGAAATAGNGFHSDPNGHCSPLATGQHSLEYAIPDTVPQTTIMHLQAGDDIDEALDEEEEEEEEDEDDEEEEEEDDEDEENEDDEDESSSLCSLSDSSTQSLANSDSEEEDDDEDEDKTVEFDTGLANSEVAPPPSVMCYSENTVASDNQTNGNSYFINSTAEYYPMENATPPVLLASANQSNEPYIGDTASYQDRVNDSSRVMSQGPFSVTADQYTDYSQQPEQPYANHHLAVIGCCTPEPDKSVQSKGTFLSQSGELNQMEFQNYLNNNTQDTGYNANGNCYVAEQPKEMSRNLPDVSLADNTKGPTLLDAFPEPTPV; translated from the exons ATGAGTGGGATTCTGAAGAGGAAGTTTGAGGAGGTGGAGGGGGCGTCGCCCTGCTCGTCACTGAGGGAGTCGGAGGAGGAGGAGATCTCGAGCACTGAGAGCGGAGACAGCAGCGACAGCGTCAACCCATCGGCCTCGCACTTCACCCATTCCTCATCAGCATCATCCTCAACATCAACACACATGCTGCAGCGGACAG CATCCTCGATACTGAAGCGAGAGAAGAGGATGAGGACAAGGAGGGTGCACTTTGAGAAGGTGACGGTGTATTATTTCAGCCGGAGGCAGGGATTCACCAGCGTGCCCAGCCAGGGTGGCAGTACTCTGGGCATGTCCAGCAGGCACAGCTGCGTGCGGCAGTACACGCTGGGAGAGTTCGCCATGGAGCAGGAGAGAATCCACAGAGACATGCTCCGAGACCACTTGAAAGAGGAGAAACTCAACTCTATCCGGCTGCGG TTGACGAAGAACGGCTCGGTGGAGTCCGACGAGGCCAACGCTCTCACGCTGGACGACATCTCTGATGATGACCTGGACATTGATAACACAGAGGTGGACGAATACTTCTTCCTTCAGCCTCTGACCACTAAGAAGCGGCGTGCTCTACTGCGCTCGTCCGGCGTCAAGAAGATTGACGTGGAGGAGAAACACGAGCTACGAGCCATTAGGGTGTCCAGGGAAGACTGCGGCTGTGACTGCAGACTCTTCTGTGACCCTGAGACCTGCACATGCAGCCTCGCCGGCATCAAGTGTCAG GTGGACCGTATGTCATTCCCGTGTGGCTGCACAAAAGAGGGCTGCAGCAACGCAGCCGGCAGGATCGAGTTTAACCCCATCCGAGTGCGGACTCACTTCCTGCACACCATCATGAAGCTGGAACTCGAGAAGAGCCGCGAGCAGCAGCAGAATTCTGGAGCCGCCGCGACGGCCGGCAACGGGTTCCACAGTGACCCAAACGGTCATTGCAGCCCGTTGGCGACGGGCCAGCATTCACTGGAATACGCGATCCCGGATACAGTCCCGCAGACCACCATCATGCATCTGCAGGCTGGCGACGACATAGACGAAGCCTTGGacgaagaggaggaggaggaagaggaagacgaggatgatgaagaggaagaagaagaagatgatgaagatgaggagAACGAAGATGACGAGGATGAGAGCAGCAGTCTATGCAGTCTGTCTGACTCCAGCACACAGAGTTTGGCGAATAGCGACTCTGAGGAGGAAGACGACGATGAGGACGAAGACAAGACTGTGGAGTTTGACACGGGATTGGCCAATAGCGAGGTGGCTCCGCCCCCCTCCGTGATGTGTTACTCAGAGAATACGGTCGCGTCGGACAACCAAACGAACGGCAACTCCTACTTCATCAACTCCACCGCGGAGTACTACCCGATGGAAAACGCTACTCCTCCTGTACTTTTAGCCTCCGCCAACCAATCTAATGAGCCCTACATAGGGGACACGGCCTCCTATCAAGACAGAGTCAATGACTCCAGTAGGGTCATGTCTCAGGGTCCCTTCAGTGTGACCGCAGACCAATACACGGACTATTCCCAGCAGCCTGAGCAGCCATACGCCAATCACCACTTGGCCGTGATTGGCTGTTGCACCCCGGAGCCGGATAAAAGTGTCCAATCCAAAGGGACCTTCCTCAGCCAATCGGGAGAGCTGAATCAGATGGAATTCCAAAACTATCTGAACAACAATACGCAGGATACAGGCTACAACGCCAACGGGAACTGTTacgtagctgaacagccaaagGAGATGTCTCGCAATCTGCCCGACGTTTCGCTAGCGGACAACACGAAAGGACCTACTTTACTGGACGCTTTCCCTGAGCCCACTCCGGTTTAG